The Siniperca chuatsi isolate FFG_IHB_CAS linkage group LG2, ASM2008510v1, whole genome shotgun sequence genome window below encodes:
- the si:dkey-156n14.3 gene encoding zinc finger protein ZXDC: protein MEIQGLSDAQNIHSQHGAPQRTASSTLRSATGSIPRFISTESEADGLLESPEPQSDNNNNTRPRTSPFHLLAENGSGTDCSPVSKPQSTDKTSLPSNRPNVGLHNVNTEKENELNALLGSQEFFRTAWKYGVESGDTVMQMALPLFEGEEEPIPQRQLTLPFPVLRQQRGDGTFKQQPSLATPNATAPGSFNTANRADKTTQELYVVFNVVQEDGNGEPRQHRPDVSSENGDKMKGTKPECSKACPGGSMEVGNSSDVILCESNDNLNCLDTQILKKTEHVFNLLNDSSTVANVKQTVYHHIVEDVVLTNKYGDKICGQICTENNESKVVRELSSHSRIEESSALISGNSGIVEAMDTSDLISNSAGLQGSVNPATASTSPPASETFSGTITINNQSIIVTIENGILTLAAPPEGYVHKEDDMVSLKEHLGMKDHEDIVLLNYDSGTKSIGKISTLAVPNSSQQEEPRPGLSVSDSELALVDDCSLSELGTSLDTCPIVKQEAGVLCAVTEADLVTPHPKATVADCDNGDFQSVPLIRSKKETVASFGCPEPACSCTFDTRQKLKVHLLNHAEDPRPYQCTVEGCGWAFATSYKLKRHLQSHDKQRPHTCQFEGCGRRFTTVYNLKAHVKVHEQDNAFICEICSERFRSATRLTNHQRVHFEPQRPHKCEFPGCEKTFITFSALFSHNRTHFRETGHFTCTYPGCDKTYDKACRLKIHMRSHTGERPFVCDSEGCGWSFTSMSKLLRHKRKHDDDRRFVCTEEGCGKSFTRAEHLKGHSITHLGTKPFQCHAEGCNAKFSARSSLYIHSKKHKQDASTLRTRCPVANCSKHFSSRSSLKSHMLKHHHLTPDVLSQMETTPTLTPSSELISSTPTTVAGPSIAGGDQLTSLDLSSLFSAVPGGTVPTAGIGVGIPVGGSSSNGTFTMDLSLVSSGILTIDPSSVSTTLGTGTSTTLAKAVDPLILAASADMGPHHVLEGTVGDVLPPQGTLNLDDVQTVTPEALGTLTALTMQGAGASVDHTLQHPLSSSSALSVEPTASLAVAPVAELLASPSKVVEVGGQGGTGPLLGCVEVLGPQEGGKVLTQFVFPSHSSSFSPQKDQELNAVSPSSFLESGGSARTDYRAIQLAKKKKQRGPSASSGSSGFSQRKTKGAKVATAPAPMAPSGAHYGEGAAAANGGLTLRDPVTGAQYVQIQLLQDDPASDGDLAFQLSSQPSSSHSQLTADLPVNILQEPSVMTEDDNGSDNSQFTGSTINLQDLE from the exons ATGGAAATCCAGGGGCTTTCTGATGCCCAAAACATTCACTCTCAACATGGCGCCCCACAGAGAACCGCTTCGTCTACACTTCGATCAGCGACAGGGTCGATACCTCGTTTTATTTCCACCGAAAGTGAAGCGGATGGACTATTGGAGTCCCCTGAGCCACAaagtgacaacaacaacaacactagGCCGAGGACATCACCGTTTCACCTACTGGCAGAAAATGGCAGCGGGACGGATTGTTCGCCTGTCAGCAAGCCGCAATCAACAGATAAAACCAGTTTACCGAGCAATAGACCGAATGTCGGACTTCATAATGTGAATACggagaaagaaaatgagctCAACGCACTGCTTGGTTCGCAGGAGTTCTTTAGGACTGCCTGGAAATACGGGGTTGAAAGCGGTGATACTGTAATGCAAATGGCGCTGCCTCTGTTTGAAGGGGAAGAGGAACCGATACCGCAGCGGCAGTTAACGTTACCGTTTCCAGTTTTACGGCAGCAGCGTGGGGACGGCACCTTCAAGCAGCAGCCCTCACTGGCCACCCCCAACGCTACTGCACCGGGGAGCTTCAACACGGCGAATAGGGCAGACAAAACCACCCAGGaattgtatgttgtttttaatgtcgTTCAAGAGGATGGCAACGGCGAGCCACGCCAACACCGACCGGATGTATCATCTGAGAATGGCGATAAAATGAAAGGTACAAAGCCAGAGTGCTCTAAAGCTTGTCCCGGTGGCTCCATGGAGGTTGGAAACAGCAGTGACGTTATTCTCTGTGAATCTAATGACAACTTGAACTGTCTTGATACTCAGATCttgaaaaaaactgaacatgttttcaATTTACTAAACGACAGTTCTACCGTAGCCAATGTTAAACAGACTGTCTATCACCACATTGTCGAAGACGTTGTTTTGACAAACAAATATGGCGATAAGATTTGTGGCCAGATTTGCACCGAAAACAATGAAAGTAAAGTGGTCAGGGAGCTTTCGTCGCACTCCCGTATTGAGGAGAGCAGTGCCTTGATTTCAGGGAACTCGGGCATCGTGGAAGCCATGGACACGTCGGACTTAATTTCAAACTCAGCGGGGCTGCAGGGCAGTGTAAACCCGGCCACGGCCTCCACAAGTCCGCCTGCTAGTGAAACCTTTTCCGGAACTATCACAATAAACAACCAAAGCATCATAGTGACCATAGAAAACGGGATACTGACTCTCGCTGCCCCACCAGAGGGATATGTACACAAAGAGGATGACATGGTCAGTTTAAAGGAGCACCTAGGCATGAAAGACCATGAGGATATTGTTCTTCTCAACTATGACAGTGGCACTAAATCCATCGGGAAGATCAGCACGCTGGCGGTGCCCAACTCCAGCCAGCAGGAAGAGCCCAGGCCTGGTTTGTCTGTGAGTGACTCTGAGCTGGCTCTGGTGGATGACTGCTCATTATCAGAGCTTGGCACTTCTCTGGATACCTGTCCCATTGTCAAGCAAGAGGCGGGGGTGCTGTGTGCTGTAACAGAGGCTGATCTGGTCACCCCGCACCCCAAAGCCACTGTGGCAGACTGTGACAATGGGGACTTCCAGTCTGTACCGCTAATCAGGTCCAAGAAAGAGACTGTGGCCTCTTTTGGCTGCCCAGAACCGGCCTGCTCCTGTACATTTGACACACGTCAGAAACTCAAGGTTCACCTCCTGAATCATGCTGAGGACCCACGCCCCTACCAGTGCACCGTGGAAGGCTGCGGCTGGGCTTTTGCCACCTCTTACAAGCTTAAACGGCATCTTCAGTCCCATGACAAGCAGCGGCCACATACCTGTCAGTTTGAAGGCTGTGGGCGGCGTTTCACCACAGTCTACAACCTTAAGGCTCATGTCAAAGTCCATGAGCAGGATAATGCCTTCATCTGCGAGatctgcagtgagaggtttCGCAGTGCTACACGACTCACCAATCACCAGAGGGTCCACTTTGAGCCACAGAGGCCCCACAAGTGTGAATTCCCAG GCTGTGAGAAAACCTTCATCACCTTCAGTGCCCTGTTCTCGCACAATCGCACTCACTTCAGGGAAACGGGCCACTTCACCTGCACCTACCCAGGCTGCGACAAGACATATGACAAGGCCTGTCGTCTCAAAATCCATATGAGAAGTCACACTG GTGAGAGGCCATTTGTCTGTGACTCGGAGGGCTGTGGCTGGTCCTTCACCAGCATGTCTAAGTTACTTCGACATAAACG GAAACATGATGATGACCGTCGCTTTGTCTGTACAGAGGAGGGTTGTGGGAAATCCTTCACCCGGGCAGAGCACCTCAAGGGTCATAGTATCACCCATCTGGGCACCAAGCCCTTCCAGTGCCATGCAGAAG GCTGTAATGCCAAGTTCTCAGCACGCAGCAGCCTGTACATCCACTCCAAGAAGCATAAACAGGACGCAAGCACCCTGAGGACCCGTTGTCCTGTGGCCAACTGCTCCAAGCACTTCTCCTCCCGCAGCAGCCTTAAGAGCCACATGCTCAAACACCACCACCTCACTCCTG ATGTTCTTAGCCAGATGGAGACCACACCCACCCTGACCCCCAGCAGCGAGCTCATCAGCTCCACCCCAACAACAGTTGCAGGGCCCAGTATTGCCGGGGGCGACCAGCTTACCAGCTTGGACCTCagctctcttttctctgctgtgcCTGGAGGCACTGTGCCCACTGCTGGCATAGGAGTGGGAATTCCTGTCGGTGGGAGCAGTTCTAATGGCACTTTCACCATGGACCTTTCCCTGGTCAGCTCAGGCATCCTCACCATCGACCCCTCCTCAGTCAGCACCACACTCGGTACCGGCACTAGCACCACGTTGGCCAAAGCTGTGGACCCTCTTATCCTGGCAGCCAGTGCTGACATGGGCCCTCACCATGTTCTGGAAGGAACAGTGGGTGACGTCCTACCCCCACAGGGCACTCTCAATCTGGATGATGTGCAGACGGTTACCCCAGAGGCCCTGGGAACCCTCACAGCTCTCACCATGCAGGGTGCTGGTGCCTCCGTAGACCACACTCTGCAGCACCCACTCAGCTCCTCCAGTGCCCTGAGCGTGGAGCCCACAGCCTCCCTGGCGGTGGCCCCTGTTGCCGAGCTGCTGGCCTCACCCTCAAAGGTGGTAGAGGTGGGTGGTCAGGGGGGAACAGGGCCTCTGCTGGGCTGTGTGGAGGTACTGGGACCTCAAGAGGGAGGAAAAGTCCTCACCCAGTTTGTTTTCCccagtcacagcagcagcttcagccCACAAAAAGACCAGGAACTCAACGCTGTGTCGCCAAGCAGCTTCTTG GAGAGTGGAGGCTCAGCCAGGACTGACTACAGAGCCATCCAGCTggccaagaagaagaagcaaagaGGTCCTTCAGCCTCCTCTG GGAGTTCAGGATTCAGTCAGAGAAAAACTAAAGGAGCGAAGGTAGCCACAGCTCCAGCACCAATGGCTCCCTCTGGGGCTCATTATGGtgaaggagctgcagcagccaaCGGGGGCCTGACTCTGCGTGACCCCGTCACCGGGGCCCAGTATGTCCAgattcagctgctgcag gaCGACCCAGCCAGTGATGGCGACCTGGCCTTCCAGCTGAGCTCTCAGCCCTCCAGCTCCCACTCTCAGCTCACTGCCGACCTGCCCGTCAACATTTTACAG GAACCTTCAGTGATGACAGAGGACGACAACGGCTCTGACAACTCCCAGTTCACAGGAAGCACAATCAACCTTCAGGACTTGGAGTGA